ACGGACCGGGCGATGAAGCACATGGCGTTGGCCTTCTCGTGCAGCCGCTCCGCGACGGCCGCGTCGCTTTCCGCCGAAATCGTAACGCGGGGCCTGAGGGTCACGCGCGCGAACTGGCCCGATCCGTCCTGGTTCAGTTCCAGCACGCCTTCCGCGCGGTCTTCGTAGGCGGTCACCACGACCTTGCTCACCGTGCAGAGATGGAGATACCAGAGCATGTGGCAGGCCGAAATAGAAGCCAGCAGCATGTCCTCCGGATTATGGCGCGCGGCGTCGCCCAGGTAGCCGGGGTCCGCGGAACCCTTGACCACCGGCTTGCCCTCGCATGCGATGTCGTAATCCCGCGTATAGCTCCTGTACGCGCTCGTGCCATCGCCCTGATTACCCGTCCATGATATTCCGACCTCGTAGGTATGTTGCTTGTTCATGATGCCCCCGAAAAGTTACCGGTTTAGCCGTCCGGATCAGTGTATGATGTGCCTATACAAACTCGACCATATCGTTTCAACTTCTCCCAATTAGGCGGCATTCTGATGTTTTTGAAAGTATATTGGTAACATGGAATCAAAAGATAGACAGGAATCCTGGGCGCAGACCAACAGTCTCCTGCTCCTTGGCATCGTCGATCTGCTCGAAGAGAAGAGGATCTTCCAGGAATGCTATCGCGTATTGCGACCGGACGGCCGACTCGCGGTACAGACTTCTTTTTTCACCGGCCGCCACACCGCAGAAGACGACCGGCGCCATCCCGATTACCTGCCGATAGGACCGCGAAACTACCTGGAACCGACCCTGGACTGTCTGAAAGCCGTGGGTTTTCGGCAGATCGAATCCGAATGGGTCAAGGAATCGGTCGCCTTCTACAGCGAAAGATATCCTACAGCGGCCGCGTGGTTTCGCGATCGTAAGTACGGTTCGTATATGGTGACGGCGAAGAAATCCGAACATTCGTGAAGGAGCAGCAACATGGCCACCTGGCGTGAAGTCATCTTTCGTGTCGAGTCGCAGGAAGCCGCTGAACTGGTTGTCGAAGATGATCGCGCGGATGTCATCCTCGATCCTCTACGTTGGCGTATCCTCGAGATCCTGGAAGCAGGAAAATCAGTGACGGAGATTTCAGATGCGCTCGATGTTACGGATGCCAGGGTTCTATACCACGTGCAGAGACTGGCAGAGACGGGCGTCTTACGTTTAGAGGATGGCGCTTCGGAAGAACCCCGGGAATGGCGTTGTCTGCCCGCGGCGGGAGTGATCCGCGTCCGGGCGGAGCAGGAGGGCAGCCAGGCCACTGAGGGCAGCCAGACGGAACAGGCTATCCCGGCGGACGTTGCCGAACAGTTCAACCAGTCATTCCGAGAAGCGGCCGAAGGGATGTATGGACCTTCCTTCCAGATGTCCGTCAATCACAACCGCGCACGGCTTTCGGAAACCCAGGCCACCGAATTCAACCGCCGGCTGCTGGCCTTAATCGAGGAGTACTTCCCACCCGGGAAAGGAGACCGGTCGGGCATCAAGTACGGATTCCACGGCGTGCTCACGCCCATTGATCTGCACCCGCTTGGTGATGCTGTTTCCGAAGATTAAAGGGCCAGTACGGCAACGATCCTCACCGATGAACCATCTCCCGGAAAACAGAAGCGTCAGGCCACCGGATTTCCCGTCCATATTGCACCTCGCGGAAGGTCATTGGCTGTTCTCGACAGCCTGCCGTCGCACCTCGTCGTTCATCAGCACATCCGCGACGATCGCCACGATGTAGAACTTGCCTTCGAGCAGGTGTTCGTTGCTGTAAATCGGTTCCAGTTTTATCCATCTTCGCAGGTTCAGGTTCCCCCGGACCGTGTTGAATATAACGTCGTAAAACTTCTGCGTGTCGTCAAACACCCAGTCCTTCGTAAAGATTATCCAGAATCCGATCTCTTCGGGTATGCCGTCCCAGTCGTTCGCGACCGCCCAGTTGATCTCGATTTCCGGATCGCTGTCGTACTTGATGGACTTCGATTCCGTGCCCTTGACGATGCGGATATGCAGATCCATATCGTTGATCCGGCTGAGCACGCCGTTCACGTCCTCGATGATGGCCATGTGCGCTCCCTGGTAAGTCAGGTCTTAAATCAGGTCCATCCGATTCACTGCCCCTCCCACGGCCGTATCCTCGGTATCCAGCGCGGTACGTTCGCCTTGTACAGCCGATAGGGTTCACCGAACCGGCACTCCAGGCCCGGCTCCTCGTAGAGCGGGAAGTAGATCGCACACACCGCGAAGAACACGCACATCCAGCCCGCCAGGTGCCATGAGCCGAAGAGCAGGGCTTCGGCGCCGAGGATGAGCACCATGCCCGAATTCATGGGATTGCGCAGGTGGCGATAGGGACCGAGGACGACCAACTTCCCGGGCGGGGCCCACGGCGCCGGCGTGCCCTTCCCGATCCGGTCGAACAGCGCCATGGTCCACGCCGCCAGGACCAGGCCGTCCAACGCCATCGCGATCCCGATCCAGAAACGGAACTGCGTGGGCTCTGCCGGCGACAGCGCGCCCGGTGTATCGTACAATACCCACAATATCACGGCCGGGACGTAGATCGTAGCCGCCGCCGGAAGGAGGACGACGGCCTTCGCTGTGGTCCATTTCACAAGTGAAACTTCCCTTTTCTGTCGATTCCAACTCGTATCGTGTGAATTTAAATCCAGTATACAAGGATAGCCACATCGGAATTGGTAATTTAATGTGTTGATATTCATAGTCGTGAAGTATATGATTTCGGTCGATGCACGACCACACACATTGATTATAAACACAGGACGCTAAATTGTTCGCGTGTTTTTTGAGGTTTCTCTACCTACGGCATGGCATTCCGCTGTCCCTGGCGTTGCTGACTCTGGCTCTGTCGTCCTCCTGCCTGACGAGTCCGTCCGGTCCGCCGGCGCAGGAACCCACCACGATCACGCTG
The nucleotide sequence above comes from Gemmatimonadota bacterium. Encoded proteins:
- a CDS encoding OsmC family peroxiredoxin, whose product is MMNKQHTYEVGISWTGNQGDGTSAYRSYTRDYDIACEGKPVVKGSADPGYLGDAARHNPEDMLLASISACHMLWYLHLCTVSKVVVTAYEDRAEGVLELNQDGSGQFARVTLRPRVTISAESDAAVAERLHEKANAMCFIARSVNFPVDHEAETVTAQS
- a CDS encoding class I SAM-dependent methyltransferase → MESKDRQESWAQTNSLLLLGIVDLLEEKRIFQECYRVLRPDGRLAVQTSFFTGRHTAEDDRRHPDYLPIGPRNYLEPTLDCLKAVGFRQIESEWVKESVAFYSERYPTAAAWFRDRKYGSYMVTAKKSEHS
- a CDS encoding helix-turn-helix transcriptional regulator, whose amino-acid sequence is MATWREVIFRVESQEAAELVVEDDRADVILDPLRWRILEILEAGKSVTEISDALDVTDARVLYHVQRLAETGVLRLEDGASEEPREWRCLPAAGVIRVRAEQEGSQATEGSQTEQAIPADVAEQFNQSFREAAEGMYGPSFQMSVNHNRARLSETQATEFNRRLLALIEEYFPPGKGDRSGIKYGFHGVLTPIDLHPLGDAVSED
- a CDS encoding isoprenylcysteine carboxylmethyltransferase family protein translates to MNINTLNYQFRCGYPCILDLNSHDTSWNRQKREVSLVKWTTAKAVVLLPAAATIYVPAVILWVLYDTPGALSPAEPTQFRFWIGIAMALDGLVLAAWTMALFDRIGKGTPAPWAPPGKLVVLGPYRHLRNPMNSGMVLILGAEALLFGSWHLAGWMCVFFAVCAIYFPLYEEPGLECRFGEPYRLYKANVPRWIPRIRPWEGQ